The following proteins are encoded in a genomic region of Chiroxiphia lanceolata isolate bChiLan1 chromosome 18, bChiLan1.pri, whole genome shotgun sequence:
- the SELPLG gene encoding P-selectin glycoprotein ligand 1, with amino-acid sequence MAPGRAVLVLLVVLVLLVVLVLSPPRVCGAALEPGPGQPRSGQWLWGAAGRALPLSRGKRDDGGQDLGATAATPGHSHAATALISSDQPEGGSVPPPAPGTNASLLWVPTTADPVDETDSPDPEPLLSSAPPAAAPGSSVSPLWALTVSTTADPVDETDSPNPDQLLSSAPPSPSTNASLNQALTVPATAAPMDETDSPDPDQLLGPGTSAAPQRSISTTPSWLTPPGKEGTVAGGTDSASSTGPPSTAPPALGSTTTGYRKVKKAGAPPAPTRSAPGDMTPTGTAVPWDPSGVMGKCLLAILLLGLVAATFLVSTGVLGALLWRRARTGHRRLSRTEMVCISSLLADAEAAAGPRPVPARRHKRLHDGSAEPDGDNLTLSSFLPEQS; translated from the coding sequence gtgctggtgcttctggtggtgctggtgctgctggtggtgctggtgctgagccCCCCGCGGGTGTGCGGGGCTGCGCTggagccggggccggggcagccccggagCGGGCAGTGGCTCTGGGGGGCGGccgggcgggcgctgccccTCTCCCGCGGGAAGAGGGACGATGGTGGGCAGGACCTCGGTGCCACCGCAGCCACACCAGGGCACAGTCACGCTGCCACCGCGCTGATCAGCAGTGACCAGCCCGAGGGCGGCTCTgtgccaccaccagcacccGGCACCAACGCCAGCCTGCTCTGGGTGCCAACCACAGCCGATCCCGTGGATGAGACTGATTCCCCTGATCCCGAACCGCTCCTGAGCtctgcaccaccagcagcagcgcCTGGCAGCAGCGTCAGCCCGCTCTGGGCACTCACAGTGTCAACCACAGCTGATCCCGTGGATGAGACCGACTCCCCCAATCCCGAccagctgctgagctctgcaccaCCGTCCCCCAGCACCAACGCCAGCCTGAACCAGGCACTCACAGTGCCAGCCACAGCCGCTCCCATGGATGAGACTGATTCTCCTGATCCCGACCAGCTGCTGGGGCCCGGCACATCGGCTGCCCCCCAAAGGAGCATCAGCACCACCCCCAGCTGGCTCACACCACCGGGCAAGGAGGGGACAGTGGCTGGTGGCACGGACAGCGCCTCCTCCACAGGGCCACCCTCaacagcccccccagccctcggCTCCACCACCACGGGGTACAGGAAAGTCAAGAAAGCCGGAGCTCCCCCTGCACCGACCCGTTCGGCCCCTGGGGACATGACACCGACGGGCACCGCGGTGCCCTGGGACCCCAGCGGGGTGATGGGCAAGTGCCTGCTGgccatcctgctgctggggctcgTGGCCGCCACCTTCCTGGTGAGCACGGGGGTGCTGGGGGCGCTGCTGTGGCGACGGGCGCGGACGGGGCACCGCCGGCTCAGCCGCACCGAGATGGTTTGTATCTCGTCCCTCTTGGCCGACGCCGAGGCGGCCGCGGGGCCCCGGCCTGTCCCCGCCCGACGGCACAAGCGGCTGCACGACGGCAGCGCCGAGCCCGACGGGGACAACCTGACTCTCAGCAGCTTCCTGCCGGAGCAGTCCTGA